The Diceros bicornis minor isolate mBicDic1 chromosome 19, mDicBic1.mat.cur, whole genome shotgun sequence genome contains the following window.
TAGTTTCCtttctcattaaatattcttGCAGCCCTGGAACTCTAGTGCTGCATATTTCATCGGGTGGCTGTTCTATGATTGAACCTTTCCCATGTCAGACATGGAGCTTATTTTCCAGCTGAAGTTATTAGTGGTTTCCTTCTGTGCTGAGAGGATTGGTTTCTCATGATGAAGAAACATGGTAAACAAATACTAGGTCTAAAGGAAGGACAAGGAAGACCGTCAATAACAGGGGAAAGCAAATTATTCTGCTTCTACTGTTGTTTGATTTTTAAGATGTTAGGACTTTGTCTTTCAAGCTGTGACTCTAATGGAGGCCCTCTTAGACAGTGCCTTTTGTattgaattatttcattttctccatgGCAGCACTATGGCGGCCCAGGACGCCACTCCAGGCAGCCAGCCAGAGGAGAGCAATGCTTTGGACCTGCCATCAACCTGTGACATAAGAGATTACGTGTTGCAGAGACCTGGCCAGGAGCCCAACAGTGAGGCCTTTAGTTCTGTGGAAGCCTTTTCTACTCCTTGCTCTTCTGAAGTGGATCCAGGTAAGGAGCAAAGTTCAAAACAAACTAATGTTAAAAAAAACCCTAACATATAGAGGTGTGTGAtagtttgtttctctttcttccaatAGCAGACCTCTGAGGAATGATTCATTGTCTTGGGTAGAAAAGCATCTTATCTAAGCAAAAGGTGGGGAGAGACTTCAAAGGAGAGCCTCCCTGGTGTGACCCCACGAGGAGATGTTTCCTGGAGGAGGCCTTTCGTGTCTGAGGCCCTTTTTGATCTCCATCCAGATGCTTTCAAAGGCAGGGAAACACTTGGTTCAAGAGGGAGAGAGtggaattgttttgttttgttcttttaaaacttcagaaaataaCAATGTAGGCCTGTTATGTGTTATAGGTAATAGTAATAGGGACTTTACTATTCCTCTTATGAAGTATACTTTGGATTTAGGTAACAACTTTTTTACAAGTTTCCTTGACTGAATTGCCAAAAAGTCTATTATTTAAACTTAATGATAATTCCTTGATGTAATTAGTGACCATCTCTGGTTGTAATTCCCGTCTCTTCCCTGTTCATTGCCCAATCCAGACCCGGACATCCACAGACCTGATTCagagttctgccacttactggctgtgtgacttgaggCATGTTTCTTAACCCCTCTGAGCTCCAGAATCATCTACAAAATGGCGATTGGAATGCTTGCCTCATGGAGTTAGGTTTAACTCAGGGAGCAATGTAAAGTACCTATCATGATGTTTGTCACACATGGGTGCTCGGTCAATCATTATTTTAGTGCTTATTATTTGTGTTGTTATATTtgtgtcatttttattattaatattaagaaACCCAAATATGGggttttttttagctgaggaagattagcgatgagctaacatctgttgccagtcctcctctctcttttttttttttggtgaggaagattagccctgagctaatatctgttgccaatcttcctctctctctttttttttttttggtgaggaagattagccctgagctaacatctgttgccaatcctcccctttttgctaaggaagattggccctgggctaacatccatgcccatgctcctctactttatatgtgggacgccaccacagcatggcttgataagtggtgcataggtccgcacccgggatccaaacctgcaaagcctgggccgccaaagcagagcacgcaaacataaccactatgtcaccgggctggcccccattcctcctctgtttttgcttgaggaagagtgtccctgagctaacatctgtgccagtcttcctctattttgtatgtaggtcgctgctacagcatggctgacgagtggtgtaggtccacacctgggatcagaacccacgaACTCAGGCCGCTGATGTggaacgtgctgaacttaaccactatgccatggggccagcccccaaatatgtatttttaaagagaaCTTGGGTACTAAGAAAATATAGGCCTTAATGATGATGAATTCAGTGTTGGCAATAAGTATGGTGTGTACCTGTCATTGTCTTCAAGAATTCcgtgaaaaaaaaatacttttaaactcTCTTGTGAGTCTGTTCTGATTTTCAGGACACAGAGTAGTCAGGATCAGTCAGCCTCTTGTTTAATTTAGTTCCTGAGCAAGAATTATGTCATTCCTTATCCTTTTCCTTTCTAGACTCAAAATCTCAGTTCATTTAAccttccctcttccccctcccATCCTGCTGCCTTTACATTAATTTCCATCCCTAAAGCTGATTTTGTTCCTCATCTCTGGTTATTGCAGCATTTCCTGGAACAGGTGAGTGAGTGAACAGAACTTTAGAAGTGTTGGCCTGTTGAAATACTTCATAGCAatggttctattctttttttttttttttaaactttatttttccccccaaagccccagtagatagttgcacgtcatagttgcacatccctctagctgctgcatgtgggacgcggcctcagcatggccagagaagcagtgcgtaggtgcgcgcccgggatccgaacccgggcggccagcagcggagcgtgcgcacttaaccactaagccacggggccggccctattcttccAGAGAATTCAGTGTGgactcagtttttatttttattgcccatTGGATAAATAGTCCATAAGAAAGCAACTGTTATTAATTTGAATTGAGTTGACAGTTCTAAAAACGAGAAGCATCTTGAAATATTTATGTTGGAGTATTTGTTAAAAATCTAGACATTTCATGCAAAAAAGTTTCTTTTAGAAAACCTTATAAATATCTAAACATGAGAAGGAGCGCTCAAAGGCTAAGACAACTGTTTTGCATggtattggtggtggtggtgctgggtcAGACTGTGGTTTGAATTCTGGTTCTTCTCCTTCCTGTGGTTtgaccttaggcaaatcacttggcctctctgtgttggtttcttcatttgcaaaatggagataataacacccACCTCTGTTGTGGGGGAATGATAAGGAGGATGAATGTGTATGaggcacggtgcctggcacacggtgggCTCTTGGAAATCCACCTGTTCGTGAGTTCAGCACCTGGGCCACTCAACACACCACCACTGACCAGGCTCCCTCTAAATTCATGAGCTCCCTCCCTCTTTCATGCTGCCCATCCATCACACACCATTTTCCTAGTGAGTTCACTCTCTTGCCCTGCTGGATGACTGTgttgtatcttctctctttgcAAACCTCCATTACCTCCTTCAGTCTCTGTCTCAGCTGATAATCCTGTCTCCTCTTTCATCAAGAAAGCagaagcaatcagaagagaatGACCACACTGTCACTCTCCACATCCATCAGCTTCCTTCCCTCCTGTTTCCGTGGAAGACCTGTCCCTGTCTTATCCTTCACTTCTGCACTGCATCCCATCTGCTCTCACCTACTCAAGGTTGTCACTCTGGCAATCTCCTGCGTCATTGGTTCTCCCTCTATTGGTCATTCTCATGATTGTACAAACATGCTGTAATATCTCCCGTCTTGAAAAAATGCCCAGCCTTGACCTCAAATCCCCCTCTAGTTGCAGtctcatttctctgttttcttctacagAATCATCAACACCTGCTGTCTCCAATTCCTCTCCTTCCAGTTCCTCCTAAAACCCTCCAACCTGGCTTCTATCTCCATCACTCCGTGGAAATAGCTGTTGTCAAGGTCACTGATGACCCTCACATTGTTAAATCCAGTGGTCCCTTCTCAAGCCTTATCCTTCTTGATCTATCAGCAGTATTTACATAGTTGACTTTCTCCTTGAATTCTTTCTTCACTGGGCTTTCTGGGAAACAGCCTCTCATGGTTCTCTTCTTACTTTACTATTTGTTCTGTCTCCTTTGCTAGTTCCTTCTAGCCTCTCTAGCTTTTTAATATTGGAGAGTCCAGGGCTGAGTCACCACATCTCTTCTCTATTATCACTCGCTTCCTAGGTGATCACATCCAGTCTTGGAGCCTTAAATGCCCTCAGTACCCCACTCAATCCCAAATTTCTCTCTCCAGCTTGGATCTCTAGCTTGACATTTAGACCATCTGTGTACTTGATGTCATCGCTTAGATTTCTATTAGACTTCTTAAATTTGATATATCCTAAACCAAATTCCTAATTCCTCTACCCCCTCCCTAGACCCTTCTcctcatatacacacatacctatTCTTTGAGGCTTTCTCATCTCAGAAAATGCTTCTATCCTTCTCTTCACTTAGGCAAAAACCTAGGAGTCATCCtcaacttctctctttctcttaaacCTCACATCCggtccatcagcaaatcctgtcagcTCTACCTTCAGAATAAATCTAGAATCTAAACAGTTTTTGCCATCTCCACTGTCAccaccctggtccaaactacTATCATCTGTCTTCTGGATTATTGTTACAGTCTCCTAACTAGTTTTTTCCACATCAGCCCTTATCCTCCTACAATGCCTCCTCACCACAACCACCAGAagtatccttttaaaatataaatcagatcttGTTAGTTCTTGGTGCAAATCCCCTATGACTTCTCATCTGACTCATAGCAAAAGCCAAAGCCCTTACCTGGCGCCCATCCCCTCTGGCCCCTGGGCCTGCTgcctctctgacctcacctcctaCCATTCTCCCCACCCTCGCTGGGCTGGGCCTCCACCACACCAAGCGTGCATCACCTCTGCCCTACATTCTCACCCTTCAAGGAGGCCCACCCCTGCCTCCTGTGTCTACGAGCCAGCTCCTGCTGACACTCCCTTGGTGTATCCTtcccagctttattcttcttcacAGCACTAGTGCATCGGGCACCCTATGTATTTGATTAATTTATTCGTTTGTCTCCCCCCACTGCAATACAAATTCCAGAATATCAGgatagcaggtactcaataaatacttgtataAGGGGGCTgcccctgtggcgtagtggttaagtgcgtgcgctccactgctggcagcccgggttcggatcctgggcgtgcaccgatgcactgcttgtcaggccatgctgtggcggcgtctcacatagagtggaggaagatgggcatggatgttagctcagggccagtcttcctcagcaaaaagaggaggattggcatggatgttagctcagggctgatcttcctcacaccccccccaccacacacacacaaatacttgtatgaggaatgaatgagtaaatgtcaACTTCTGTTATTATGTCATTAAGAGATATGCCTGTATGGATTTAGGGCTGAAGTTAATAGCAACATAGAACATCTCTGTTTTCATCCTCCCTCCCCACGTACACACATAGCTTAAGCCTGGTTATGGATAACTGGAAAGTTCCATGTTTAAGGAGTGGGAGTCATAGGCAGCACTAAATTTTGTGAAGCCTGATTGTAGCCCCATGGCATGATCAGTTTTGGAAGAGGAGATGGTCAGATTTCCTCTGCCTCCCAGAAGAACAGTCAAAACGTGTAAACTGATGGAGACATGGCAGAACTGTCAGCCATTTAACGTGTGTGGAGTAAGTTATAAACTATCATGCAGTGGTGTAAACTCTGGGCCATTTCTGTCAAGAGAGAACACAAGAGGTATGTAATGTGCACCCCACACAGATGAGTCACTCCATGCCTGCGCCCTTTGGAGAGCCAGTTCTTCTCACTTTCTGTCTGCTTGGGCCTCGACCCTATCCCTAGGTGCCCAGGGCCTTCGTGTGTCACCTGTGAAAATCCCTCAAAAAACAATTTGAAACTTACTCAAGCTAAAAGACAAATGACTGACTGTAGCTTCAATGTTAGCTTTCCCAGGAAGGTCTTCATTAAGAGTACCCAGCCTTTACCTAGAAGAGCAGTTTAATTTCAGGGGTCAGAGACGAGTGGAAGAGAGTAGGGGAGCTGCCTCTGTGACGTCCCTCCAAGGATCCTCTGGGTGTTTCCCACCCCGCACAGCCTCACACTCCCCCTCCAGCCCTGCTCCCACTTGACTGCTCCAGATGGAGCCACTCCTTAGTGTCCAGTCTCATCTCCCACTTCTTCCCCGTGGCCACATCTGGTTATCCTCTGCAGCACGTGTTCAGAACACTCACATTGGTTTGCATGTGTTACCCCAAAGAGGGTTCGGTGTATGGTCATTTTTCTCTGCATAGCTAGATGCTGGAATGTCTTAGATACATTAGTAGCGATCACTCCTATTTATGGAGGACTTGCTGCCTGTCAGGTTTGGTGTTGGGCTCCTAGCTAAGTGTTTCGCAAACGTTGCCACTTTTAATTCTTACCAAAACTTGAGAAGTGGAAatcagcccttttttttttttttgtgaggagatcagccctgtgctcacatctgccagtcgtcctctttttttttttttattgctgaggaagactggccctgggctaacatccgtgcccatcctcctccactttatgtgggacgccgccacagcatggcctgccaagcagtgcatcgggtgcgcgcccaggatctgaaccggcaaaccccgggctgccgcagcagagcgcgtgcacccaactgcttTCACCACCACGCCGGCCCCAGCTCTTTTTTATAAGTAAGGAAATGGAGGCTTGGAGAAGTTAGGAAACTTGCCCAGTGTCacttagtaaatggcagagctggggtgaATCCAAAGGCAGTGTTTTAGATCacatttttactgaaaaaaaaatttctttttctaacctGGAAGATAACCAAGTGGATGATATCACTGAGACAAGCAACTGCAGGAAATAAATTTGAGCAAGTTTGTTAGCTTGATAGGGCAAACAGCTCATTTTGGGAGGGTGTAATTTTAGGGAGGCCTATTAAGTTTTTGATACTGTCTTATTTggacttaaatatttaaaaacaaatttattttgctGTGCATTCCACCATTCTGTACTACTTTTGTATGTTATGCCATTTATTACTCACAATGCTCATtatgactattttaaaaatgaaccagaTCCCCCAGAACTTCCCAAGAACTAAGTGAAATGATATCTTTCAGCCATGCTGGGAGCAAGGATTACGTTGGGATCAAGTGGAAGGCAGCCCTCCTGTTATTATTAGCCCCGTGTCTGATAGTTTATGCTAAGTGGAAATAAATGCACTCGAGTTTATCCACCACAAAGGGAACTTCATTCTGATATCACTAGGAGGAGTTTACACAGCATGGAAGGCATGGAATTTTGTTGTAATCATTCCAGAGctgcctttgtggaaaagagatTTTCTACAAAGCAAATTTAGGAAAGGTTGTCACTGGCGATCGTGCCATTACCAAACAACGAACTTGAGGTGGGCCATCCTAAACTCTGAGGGAAACTCCCGCCCTAACTGCTCAGCCTGATTTGCTCTGTCTGACCATCTTCCACCTCAGGTTTCTCAAAGCTCCAGGAGCctgagtttttcattttctatttataaGTTGTGTCATTTCCTTCCCTGCACTGCATGTTCATAGGTAGTTGTCATTATGGGTTCTCTCCCCACAGCCCTTCAGCAGACTTCCCCCACATTTTAATCTAGTTCTGATAACTCTGTTGTTTGCTCAGAGACACGGTCTACCTTTACATTGGTCCCTGTTGGTGTTCTGATGGCTACCGTTCTATCTCGGGTCCTTGACACACCCGGTTCCCAAGACAACTTGCATTCTTGGTTTGCCTGTTTGCTGTTGGCTATTGTTAGGAATCGATCTCCTAGGGATTGGTGAATACAGTCAAAGGTTTCCAGTTGGATAGTCATCCAAGGTGACTCAGCATTGGACTGTACCCATCCTGGTACTCACTCATGGTTGGCTGCACTCCTGTAGCTTGTGCTTGGCTCAAAATATAGTTGACTATTTCAAGAACTGGCGGAGTATGGCAGGTGGCTTACAGTGGAATGGAGGTCTAAGGGTGAACCCAAGACCTGGCTTCCCCAGCTGCTGGGTGAAATAGGAGCCAGGAGCTGAGCATTAGGATTCAGTCAAATGACCCCAGTGTCAAAACCTCCAGTCAAAATCCAGACACACAGTTGACAGGGGTGTGGGGCCCACAATGGTGGCGTGGAATAGCCTCCTGGTAGCAGAGCACAGCCCTGCAACAGGTAATGCAGAGAGTACTCAGAAATGCAGGTGGATGGCAGGCTTTGTGCAGGT
Protein-coding sequences here:
- the SHLD1 gene encoding shieldin complex subunit 1 isoform X2, producing the protein MAAQDATPGSQPEESNALDLPSTCDIRDYVLQRPGQEPNSEAFSSVEAFSTPCSSEVDPAFILFLSSCLLEDPVLCPPHLFIIRMKGDSICHLPSG
- the SHLD1 gene encoding shieldin complex subunit 1 isoform X3, whose product is MAAQDATPGSQPEESNALDLPSTCDIRDYVLQRPGQEPNSEAFSSVEAFSTPCSSEVDPAINPGNVRDNERTFCGGEKKKNWFGAQD